From the Ciconia boyciana chromosome 24, ASM3463844v1, whole genome shotgun sequence genome, one window contains:
- the LOC140643602 gene encoding uncharacterized protein, giving the protein MLPSPFTLFIRRFSSVSLIFSCSPLFPLTLLHSPLFSLIFPSVSLIFSHFQFPLSFNPPPLFPSVSPLFPSVSFISHCQSPTFSLNFNFPLGLPHSSLSVSPFSLGLPHFLSLSISPSFSLIFPSVSLCFPTFSLNFNFPLGLPHFSRSFSPFPLSLPHFLSLSISPSFSLIFPSVSLLFPTFSLIFNFPLGLPHSSLSVSPFSLGLPHFLSLSISPSFSLIFPSVFLLFPTFSLIFSNLQFPPLSPSFSLNFSSPLGLPQFSPQFLSFLLFVPHVLLILPQFLSCSRVSPLLPPRSPRSPLRPPPLSGPGPAAARRLPRQRPCRDGDRGGEGCSRQGKQYLVFWSVAGGICNANGPRDSFSEAAVISRRLSWVTSPEVTVLAEKGAAGCGGGIIKSRPPCKRGFLSTAADSERDICI; this is encoded by the coding sequence atgctcccctcccccttcaccCTCTTTATCCGTCGTTTCTCCTcagtttctctcattttctcctgttctccctTGTTTCCCCTCACTCTCCTTCATTCTCCCTTGTTCTCCCTCATTTTTCCCTCGGTCTCCCTAATCTTTTCTCACTTTCAATTTCCCCTCAGTTTCAATCCCCCCCCGCTTTTCCCCTCAGtttctcccctttttccctCGGTCTCCTTCATTTCCCACTGTCAGTCTCCTACATTTTCTCTCAATTTCAATTTCCCCCTCGGTCTCCCTCATTCTTCCCTCAGtgtctctcctttttccctcGGTCTCCCAcattttctctcactttcaATTTCCCCCTCGTTCTCCCTCATTTTTCCCTCagtttccctctgttttcccacATTTTCTCTCAATTTCAATTTCCCCCTCGGTCTCCCTCATTTTTCCCGcagtttctctccttttcccctcagTCTCCCAcattttctctcactttcaATTTCCCCCTCGTTCTCCCTCATTTTCCcctcagtttccctcctttttcccaCATTCTCCCTCATTTTCAATTTCCCCCTCGGTCTCCCTCATTCTTCCCTCAGtgtctctcctttttccctcGGTCTCCCTcattttctctcactttcaATTTCCCCCTCGTTCTCCCTCATTTTCCCctcagtttttctcctttttcccacATTCTCCCTCATTTTCTCTAACCTTCAATTCCCCCCTCTGTCTCCCTCATTTTCTCTCAATTTCAGTTCCCCCCTCGGTCTCCCTCAATTTTCCCCTCAGTTTCTctcatttctcctctttgtcCCTCACGTTCTCCTCATTCTCCCGCAGTTTCTCTCATGTTCCCGcgtttcccctctcctccccccccgctCTCCCCGAAgccccctccgcccgccgccgctctcCGGCCCGGGCCCtgcggccgcccgccgccttCCTCGCCAGCGGCCGTGCCGTGATGGAGACCGCGGGGGAGAGGGGTGTTCGCGGCAGGGGAAACAATATCTCGTTTTCTGGTCTGTAGCGGGGGGTATTTGCAATGCAAATGGACCCAGGGATTCCTTCAGTGAAGCGGCGGTTATCAGCCGCAGGCTCAGCTGGGTGACGAGCCCGGAGGTCACTGTCCTGGCTGAgaaaggagctgctggctgcggCGGAGGCATCATTAAAAGCCGCCCGCCCTGCAAACGCGGTTTTCTCAGCACCGCCGCTGACTCTGAGCGTGACATTTGCATCTGA